The following proteins are co-located in the Vibrio azureus genome:
- a CDS encoding sugar transferase → MNSSHYCSKIYIAKRLFDITFSVILMCVTIPLFFLIAIAIACDSRGPVIYKQLRVGRCTPKKMTLFYIMKFRTMYVDAEQHSGAVWASQNDPRITPVGRFLRKTRLDELPQLINVIKGEMSLIGPRPERPAFYQKLEDEIPFFVERTYGVLPGITGLAQVNQGYDSSIEDVRRKVSFDHSYALSLRSFCSWVSMDFSIIRKTLIVMIDGRGQ, encoded by the coding sequence ATGAACTCCTCTCATTATTGTTCGAAAATTTACATTGCTAAGCGTCTTTTTGATATCACTTTTTCAGTTATTTTGATGTGTGTAACTATTCCACTTTTCTTTCTCATAGCGATTGCCATAGCTTGTGATTCACGTGGTCCCGTGATTTATAAGCAGTTAAGAGTTGGTCGATGTACCCCAAAAAAGATGACCTTGTTTTACATAATGAAATTTAGAACGATGTACGTTGATGCAGAGCAACATTCTGGAGCAGTATGGGCATCACAAAATGATCCTAGGATCACTCCTGTTGGTCGCTTTTTAAGAAAAACTCGCTTGGATGAGCTGCCCCAACTTATCAATGTGATAAAAGGGGAAATGTCCCTTATCGGACCTCGTCCAGAGCGGCCTGCTTTTTACCAAAAGCTAGAAGATGAAATCCCATTTTTTGTTGAGCGCACTTATGGAGTACTTCCTGGTATCACTGGGCTTGCTCAGGTAAATCAAGGGTATGATTCCAGCATCGAGGATGTAAGACGTAAAGTCAGTTTTGATCATAGCTATGCTTTGAGCTTAAGATCATTTTGTTCTTGGGTTTCAATGGATTTTTCAATTATTCGTAAAACGTTAATTGTAATGATTGATGGTCGTGGTCAATAA
- a CDS encoding diguanylate cyclase domain-containing protein — protein MSVYTRVNLFKTLVLIITALVLSINIYSVKSIKSVSEGFSNRQNEATWYVFQLVKEYANFIMVSQSQPINVAQIKLKYDITWSRFEILINSKISSEFVKAANFKEYFIDEFRKFKDLELSIELLEEGKLTQKDFLKRIRINYDFIIQFINNNFRLQSPAIESNTQKLDSVITIHRWSGMLLILSIFVTGGVFYSDHRRYTRLKYIDQLTGFNNRIALMKFIKEFPDDEQKFKIITVRIRNLNEVNFQYGSEYGDLIIQSAASALKEMTSSKGSSFRSSGAEFIFIFSNESNVAVCLKEKFKETLSEYITVGRIELLLDVVIKYKEGVEISQILENIDRA, from the coding sequence ATGTCTGTGTATACGAGGGTTAATCTTTTTAAAACACTGGTTCTGATTATTACGGCACTGGTTTTATCTATTAATATATATAGTGTAAAAAGTATAAAATCTGTAAGCGAAGGTTTCTCGAATAGACAGAATGAAGCCACATGGTATGTGTTTCAATTAGTAAAAGAATACGCTAATTTTATCATGGTTAGTCAATCCCAACCTATAAATGTCGCCCAGATAAAATTGAAATATGATATTACTTGGAGTAGGTTTGAGATACTCATAAATAGCAAAATATCCTCAGAGTTCGTAAAGGCAGCCAACTTTAAAGAGTACTTCATTGATGAGTTTAGAAAGTTTAAAGACCTTGAGTTATCAATAGAATTGTTAGAAGAAGGTAAGCTAACACAGAAAGATTTCCTGAAAAGAATTCGTATTAATTATGATTTTATTATTCAATTTATTAATAATAACTTTAGATTACAAAGCCCAGCCATAGAAAGTAACACCCAAAAGCTAGATAGTGTTATAACTATTCATCGATGGAGTGGAATGTTGTTAATTTTATCTATTTTTGTAACGGGTGGAGTCTTTTATTCCGATCATCGAAGATACACTCGTCTAAAATATATTGATCAGTTAACGGGTTTTAACAATAGGATCGCATTAATGAAATTTATTAAAGAATTTCCTGATGATGAACAGAAATTTAAAATAATCACTGTCCGTATCCGAAATCTCAATGAGGTGAATTTTCAATATGGTTCTGAATATGGAGACTTGATTATTCAATCTGCAGCAAGTGCTCTTAAGGAAATGACTTCATCAAAAGGCTCATCTTTTCGTAGTAGTGGCGCTGAGTTTATTTTTATTTTCTCTAATGAGAGTAATGTGGCTGTCTGTTTGAAAGAAAAGTTTAAAGAAACCTTGTCTGAATATATAACGGTAGGGCGCATAGAACTGCTTTTGGATGTAGTGATTAAATATAAAGAAGGAGTAGAAATAAGTCAAATTTTAGAAAATATAGATAGGGCTTAA
- a CDS encoding glycosyltransferase family 4 protein, translating to MDDRIKPRPPVVFCWAMISPKKRGSFEDYLAGMGREAQKRGWRFIVCVIEPSEPALKEWLTSSGCELLCLDEKTMANTAQIISLLKKNQADILHTHFIGPTDLAILKCKLAWGGKIVFTDHSSNPLQAPAKGNIFINQLRSFRQYTFSLAVCLYLPVSDFVAQRIARNIPPAKNKIHRLYNGIDLSRFSMLESKEQRCALKQQTFGFEDDLPVVAFIGQLIIEKGIDRFLKAIKKLLLEELPCRFIIVGDGIYRQQVEEFCSEESFAGRVKYLGLRSDVHEILKITDLFVMPSQWGEAFGLTAIEASAASVAIVASKVGGLSEVVLDGQTGVLIEHDDDDSLEQSIRSLILDPERCLMYGRNGRQHAEDSFQLKDMLQNTFNYYQSVLSSGTVP from the coding sequence ATGGATGACCGAATAAAACCACGCCCACCAGTTGTTTTTTGCTGGGCGATGATCTCTCCAAAGAAAAGAGGCTCTTTTGAAGATTACCTCGCTGGAATGGGAAGAGAAGCCCAAAAAAGAGGGTGGCGATTCATAGTGTGCGTGATCGAGCCTTCAGAGCCTGCCTTAAAAGAGTGGCTTACTTCATCTGGTTGTGAATTACTGTGCCTCGATGAGAAAACAATGGCTAATACAGCACAAATCATTTCATTGTTAAAAAAGAATCAGGCCGATATTTTACATACTCATTTTATTGGGCCTACCGACTTAGCGATACTAAAGTGTAAGCTTGCTTGGGGCGGTAAGATAGTATTTACCGATCATAGTTCCAACCCTCTACAAGCTCCTGCTAAAGGTAATATTTTTATAAATCAACTTCGTTCATTTAGGCAATATACTTTTAGCTTAGCTGTATGCCTTTATTTACCGGTATCTGATTTCGTTGCTCAGCGAATCGCGCGCAACATCCCACCCGCCAAAAATAAAATCCATCGCCTTTACAACGGTATAGACTTATCGCGCTTTAGTATGCTGGAAAGTAAAGAACAACGTTGCGCATTAAAGCAACAAACATTTGGCTTTGAAGACGATCTTCCTGTTGTTGCATTTATTGGCCAACTGATCATTGAGAAAGGTATCGATCGATTTCTGAAAGCAATAAAAAAGCTATTATTAGAGGAGTTACCTTGTCGGTTTATCATTGTTGGAGATGGTATATACAGGCAGCAAGTTGAAGAGTTTTGCTCTGAAGAGAGCTTCGCTGGCCGGGTTAAATATTTAGGGTTACGCTCTGATGTACATGAGATTCTAAAAATTACAGACTTGTTTGTGATGCCCTCGCAGTGGGGAGAAGCCTTTGGCTTAACAGCAATTGAAGCATCTGCAGCAAGTGTTGCGATTGTTGCCTCAAAAGTTGGAGGGCTCTCAGAGGTCGTGCTTGATGGTCAAACTGGGGTTTTAATTGAACATGATGATGATGATTCATTAGAACAGTCAATCAGAAGTCTGATTCTCGATCCTGAAAGATGCCTCATGTATGGACGAAATGGCAGACAACATGCAGAGGACAGTTTTCAATTAAAAGATATGTTGCAGAATACATTTAACTATTATCAATCTGTTCTTTCTTCCGGAACCGTCCCTTAA
- a CDS encoding delta-class carbonic anhydrase, with amino-acid sequence MKYHILTASLWAMLSSHAYSANTHASSENVADSIIAGQRAALAQNTDGKGFGPQSPRDIDNLTGDNHRTFGLAPASSEMNLCNIHFHKNAEHKGGEFTQYAGNGDGKGYNSGFKYNGSLTTQELAPFSYKHLESGDTIEVHYVYSTADVKPGPTLGSCLSEAINNPGLRVESQVFVLVNDEKAPDFNDLAFYEMKDGYYQATNIPANTGKPIVYLGSTTGPGYNEKASPFQVTWSVRPKVAKLNIASVAEWLKKNDFDEDHAHGVRNLVVNPKLLSSGN; translated from the coding sequence ATGAAATATCATATTCTTACTGCAAGCTTATGGGCTATGTTGTCTTCTCACGCCTATTCTGCAAATACACATGCCTCATCAGAGAATGTCGCTGACTCTATCATTGCTGGTCAACGAGCAGCATTGGCTCAAAATACAGATGGCAAAGGTTTTGGCCCCCAATCACCAAGAGATATTGATAATTTAACAGGCGATAATCACCGCACATTCGGGCTTGCACCTGCTTCTTCCGAAATGAACCTTTGTAACATTCATTTTCACAAAAATGCAGAACACAAGGGCGGTGAGTTTACTCAATATGCAGGTAATGGTGACGGCAAAGGTTACAATTCTGGCTTTAAATACAATGGTTCGCTAACGACACAAGAATTGGCTCCATTTTCTTATAAACACTTAGAATCTGGGGACACGATAGAGGTGCATTATGTTTATTCAACAGCCGATGTAAAACCTGGCCCGACTCTTGGTTCATGTCTGTCTGAAGCAATTAATAACCCTGGCTTAAGAGTCGAAAGTCAAGTCTTTGTGTTGGTTAATGATGAGAAAGCACCAGACTTTAATGACTTAGCATTTTATGAAATGAAAGATGGTTACTACCAAGCAACCAATATCCCTGCTAACACAGGAAAGCCGATTGTATACCTTGGTTCAACAACGGGCCCAGGTTACAATGAAAAAGCCTCACCATTCCAAGTAACTTGGAGTGTTCGACCAAAGGTAGCAAAACTTAACATCGCCTCTGTTGCAGAATGGTTGAAAAAGAATGACTTTGATGAAGACCATGCCCACGGTGTTAGAAACCTAGTCGTCAATCCTAAGTTACTTTCATCTGGAAACTGA
- a CDS encoding GGDEF domain-containing phosphodiesterase, with protein MSILQKLHLTLLPCLIVFLSTIGILGYNAAKEYSNRTYLNTIKAEVNSALIAAEYEQLGLLLSVKDIAASSSFLRYIQNPKEFTNLASLERRILTNLERNNINQYGERHFYLVDPQFNLIFSTFRQTPFEDLNLPDKVFQSVFDIHTKILNQDPFSEKGLSYITSVGDIQYVYIMAIDPFLLPRDKRSKTSPYRYLLIAESPLKQMSDLVRRLNNSPGLSLSFNPTESNQLPENTEFVIQSIKYESDSINVDMLSKHFSAKVNIHESKTSENNKVIAKYIFYITIVTILGCLIIYHIAIIKQISAPLKKLLFDIFNGSLQSRYLKRSSGKSEIDKIKNSYIDSLIELKFEAEFDQITKLTNRHTFFRHLKIRLSSANNINCYLVCWDIIDFKKVNDLYGSKFGDEVLYTFSKLFYDTLINHHYQCGFSCSDYSIGRYGGNQFIAVIEVSEENTINIEIDKINKILSSTIYIKDFSFKLSLVTCILPMNATNFISSWPRSIEQMLRYTKRNTIGDNIVHAKDLLPILEREDLIESILTKCCNKDLFNLYFMPIFNVKTMAIDGAEVLIRCPVLNNIGSGPDEFIPIAEKSNLISSIDMWVIKKAIQCLKALLFKHEYKGTLSINVSAMELYNRNFVSDLKDVIETSGIQANSLVIEITETSYVKSSSLTIETIEGIRSLGVKVSLDDFGTGYTAFNQLLHYPVDEIKIDKSFIDKIPLDSSGKKMVEQMVRLGQSCNASVVAEGVELAEQYYFLNQIGCDYLQGYYLSKPISFRKFIKLLKIHDADTYLSSLPKQTVVVLQHKPG; from the coding sequence GTGTCTATATTACAAAAGCTTCACCTCACCTTGCTGCCTTGCCTAATTGTTTTCTTGAGTACAATAGGTATCTTGGGCTATAACGCTGCAAAGGAGTACTCGAATCGTACCTACCTGAATACAATAAAAGCAGAAGTCAATTCAGCTCTTATTGCTGCAGAATATGAACAACTTGGCTTACTTCTTTCAGTAAAAGATATTGCAGCATCTTCTAGTTTTCTACGTTATATCCAAAATCCTAAAGAATTTACAAATCTTGCCTCACTCGAAAGGCGTATTTTAACCAACCTTGAGCGAAACAATATCAATCAATATGGAGAAAGGCACTTTTACTTAGTGGACCCTCAATTTAATCTAATTTTCTCCACTTTTCGTCAAACACCATTCGAAGATCTAAACTTACCAGATAAAGTATTTCAATCAGTGTTTGATATTCATACCAAAATACTAAATCAAGACCCATTTAGTGAAAAAGGGTTATCATATATTACTTCAGTTGGTGATATACAATACGTATATATCATGGCAATTGATCCCTTCTTATTACCAAGAGATAAAAGGTCAAAAACCAGCCCATATCGATACTTGCTGATTGCTGAGTCTCCATTGAAACAAATGTCTGACCTAGTAAGGAGATTAAATAATAGCCCTGGGTTGTCATTGTCGTTTAACCCGACTGAATCAAATCAACTACCTGAAAATACAGAATTTGTTATTCAATCCATTAAGTATGAATCTGATTCTATTAACGTAGATATGCTTAGCAAACATTTTAGCGCTAAGGTTAATATACACGAATCAAAAACTAGCGAAAATAATAAAGTAATTGCTAAATATATATTTTATATAACAATAGTGACCATTTTAGGATGTTTAATTATTTATCACATAGCAATAATAAAACAGATTTCAGCTCCGCTGAAGAAGCTTTTGTTTGATATATTTAATGGTTCATTACAGTCACGTTATCTCAAACGTTCGAGCGGAAAGAGTGAAATAGATAAAATAAAGAATTCTTACATTGACTCACTTATAGAACTAAAATTTGAAGCCGAGTTTGACCAAATAACTAAATTAACTAACAGACATACGTTTTTTCGACATTTAAAAATCAGATTATCGAGTGCTAACAATATAAATTGCTACTTAGTTTGCTGGGATATTATTGATTTTAAGAAAGTAAATGACTTGTACGGTTCAAAATTTGGCGACGAGGTATTATATACTTTTTCAAAGCTATTCTATGACACTCTAATTAATCATCATTATCAATGTGGTTTCAGTTGCAGTGATTATTCTATAGGACGCTACGGAGGAAACCAGTTTATTGCTGTTATAGAAGTATCTGAAGAAAATACTATAAACATAGAAATCGATAAGATCAATAAGATTCTATCAAGCACAATATATATTAAAGATTTCAGCTTTAAACTATCATTAGTGACTTGTATTCTTCCAATGAACGCAACTAATTTTATTTCCTCATGGCCTCGTAGTATCGAACAGATGCTGCGATACACAAAGCGTAATACCATAGGTGACAATATTGTTCATGCTAAAGATTTATTACCTATATTAGAAAGGGAGGATTTAATTGAAAGCATCCTAACTAAATGCTGTAATAAGGATCTTTTTAATTTATACTTTATGCCAATTTTTAATGTCAAAACTATGGCAATTGATGGAGCTGAAGTACTCATCCGTTGCCCTGTGTTGAACAATATCGGTTCTGGCCCTGATGAGTTTATTCCAATAGCAGAAAAAAGTAATCTTATCTCAAGTATTGACATGTGGGTAATAAAAAAAGCTATTCAATGCTTGAAAGCACTTCTTTTTAAACATGAATATAAAGGAACATTATCAATCAATGTTTCTGCGATGGAGCTCTATAATAGAAATTTCGTTTCGGATTTAAAAGACGTAATTGAAACGAGTGGTATTCAAGCAAACTCTCTAGTGATTGAAATAACAGAGACCAGTTATGTAAAAAGCAGTTCATTAACAATCGAAACAATCGAGGGAATACGATCTCTAGGTGTAAAAGTATCCTTAGATGATTTTGGTACTGGTTACACAGCCTTTAATCAGCTTCTACATTATCCAGTTGATGAAATAAAAATTGATAAGAGCTTTATTGATAAAATCCCTTTAGATTCTTCCGGTAAAAAAATGGTCGAACAGATGGTAAGATTAGGTCAATCTTGTAATGCAAGCGTCGTCGCTGAGGGAGTAGAACTTGCTGAACAATATTACTTCCTAAATCAAATAGGTTGTGATTACCTTCAAGGTTATTATTTAAGTAAGCCTATTTCATTTAGAAAATTTATTAAGTTACTAAAAATTCACGATGCTGATACTTATTTATCTTCTCTGCCTAAACAGACTGTCGTAGTTCTCCAACACAAGCCAGGCTAA
- the maiA gene encoding maleylacetoacetate isomerase yields MSESIKLYGYWRSSASYRVRICLNLKKLSYISLPVNLLEKEHKAREFHQQNPSELLPVLVDGEVCLNQSLAIIQYLDEQYLNTPLIPQSVSLRYRALALAQDIAIEMHPLNNLRVLQYLGDSLNCDADQKVNWIHHWMHQGFSAVEEKLCRPKGLHEQNLRPIYSLGDEPCIVDACLVPQVYNAVRFGVDMSDYPTINAIVEACNQHPAFIDARPENQSDAKLVTK; encoded by the coding sequence ATGAGTGAAAGTATTAAACTTTATGGTTACTGGCGTTCTTCAGCGTCATATCGTGTTCGCATTTGTCTGAACCTGAAGAAGTTAAGTTATATTTCTCTGCCTGTGAATCTTCTAGAAAAAGAGCACAAAGCCCGTGAATTTCATCAACAAAACCCATCGGAGTTGTTACCAGTGCTGGTGGACGGGGAAGTATGCTTAAACCAATCACTTGCTATTATTCAGTACTTAGATGAGCAGTATCTTAACACGCCTTTGATTCCTCAATCTGTCTCTTTACGTTACAGGGCACTGGCGCTTGCCCAAGATATTGCGATTGAAATGCATCCACTTAATAACCTGAGAGTGTTGCAATATTTGGGGGATTCATTGAACTGCGATGCTGACCAAAAAGTGAATTGGATTCATCATTGGATGCATCAAGGTTTTTCAGCTGTTGAAGAGAAGTTATGTCGCCCAAAAGGGCTGCACGAACAGAACCTCAGGCCCATTTATAGTCTGGGTGATGAGCCTTGTATCGTTGATGCCTGCTTGGTTCCTCAAGTTTATAATGCCGTACGCTTTGGCGTTGATATGTCCGATTATCCAACAATTAACGCCATTGTTGAAGCTTGTAATCAGCACCCTGCTTTTATTGATGCAAGGCCTGAAAACCAATCAGATGCCAAGCTTGTGACCAAGTAA
- a CDS encoding AAA family ATPase gives MHTAKLIIIRGLPGSGKSTLARKLCKTYRARHVEADMYFENEDGKYCFVKKRLPQAHQWCFEQVCHWLDKGEVVIVSNTFVQYWEMAPYINYCKEKGLNVDIRVCSGKYQSIHNVPKATLETMRNNWQE, from the coding sequence ATGCATACTGCAAAATTGATCATCATACGTGGGCTACCTGGTTCAGGAAAGTCAACTCTAGCCAGAAAACTGTGCAAAACATACCGTGCAAGACATGTTGAAGCTGATATGTATTTTGAAAATGAAGATGGTAAGTACTGCTTTGTGAAAAAACGTCTACCTCAAGCCCATCAATGGTGCTTTGAACAAGTTTGCCATTGGTTAGATAAAGGAGAGGTTGTGATTGTCAGTAACACTTTTGTCCAATATTGGGAGATGGCGCCCTATATTAATTACTGCAAAGAAAAAGGACTGAATGTTGATATCAGGGTTTGTAGTGGTAAGTATCAAAGCATACATAATGTGCCGAAAGCAACATTAGAAACCATGCGGAATAACTGGCAAGAGTAA
- a CDS encoding DUF2726 domain-containing protein, whose product MTNIFIVVILLVVFFFIIQKYVIKQDDTRDYAYCSKGSLLKGQEGAFYNALRAAVGEHAVVFAKVNMATLIAPKESQNKKQFFIASNRIARSYFDYVVCDPRTLAPRVVIELDNGQQLHKGKIERQKLLMHVCKSANLPLIGASVKHSYQVGRLRRLLAAHIDLIEPEKEVRFCKKCGSPMMIKTASHGEFKGRRFFTCSRQPNCTYTENYNVVFDDEE is encoded by the coding sequence ATGACCAACATTTTTATTGTTGTTATTCTTTTGGTCGTGTTTTTTTTCATTATTCAAAAGTATGTAATCAAACAAGATGATACCCGAGACTATGCCTATTGTTCGAAGGGGTCGTTACTCAAAGGTCAAGAGGGGGCTTTTTATAATGCATTGAGAGCCGCCGTAGGGGAACATGCTGTTGTATTTGCGAAAGTGAACATGGCAACACTGATTGCTCCAAAAGAGAGTCAGAATAAAAAACAATTTTTCATTGCGAGTAACCGTATTGCTCGAAGTTATTTTGATTATGTGGTCTGCGATCCAAGAACGCTTGCTCCCAGAGTTGTGATTGAGCTGGACAACGGCCAGCAACTCCATAAAGGCAAAATAGAGAGACAAAAGCTTCTAATGCATGTTTGTAAGTCTGCCAATTTACCCCTTATCGGTGCATCGGTAAAACACAGTTATCAGGTTGGGCGTTTACGACGCTTGTTGGCTGCACACATCGATTTAATCGAGCCAGAAAAAGAAGTACGCTTTTGTAAAAAGTGTGGTAGCCCTATGATGATAAAGACAGCAAGTCATGGTGAGTTCAAAGGTCGGCGGTTCTTTACTTGCAGTCGTCAACCAAATTGTACTTATACTGAAAACTACAATGTTGTCTTTGATGATGAAGAGTGA
- a CDS encoding extracellular solute-binding protein has translation MQPWRFLFFYTAFQLAQSTTTLASEVYLYNWDEFLSTKVIERLKNEEGITLKQQYFSDESIRDEVLISERRRSFQLAVIESVKLQTLGKQGIFNNLSALRSKLSDLYDKRWFDACGDYGLPYAWGTTGILYRRDKIPQPESWASLLNPSVSLKSKISMYYEPIDLISTALLVNGFTPFTSDLNQIKKAYETLVQQKPLLGSQEYILDYVKSPIKLASIDIAFGYSGDSYVLNEIEQKNSWAYSVPIEGTTIWLECLAAINHGPISNDVANTLRFLSKADVAAQNAMDSWFATPSSKAKELASDEYRLDEELFPPQDVLDRSYLYKPLDMKSLQIRSRIVEDLRN, from the coding sequence ATGCAACCTTGGCGCTTTTTATTTTTTTATACTGCATTTCAACTTGCCCAAAGTACAACCACCTTGGCTTCTGAGGTTTACCTATACAATTGGGATGAATTTCTTTCGACAAAAGTCATTGAACGACTGAAAAATGAAGAAGGAATTACATTAAAACAACAGTACTTTTCTGACGAATCAATCCGAGATGAAGTGCTCATAAGTGAACGTCGACGTTCTTTTCAGCTTGCTGTCATTGAAAGTGTTAAACTTCAAACTTTAGGAAAACAGGGTATTTTCAACAACCTCAGTGCTCTAAGGTCAAAACTTTCTGACCTTTATGACAAAAGATGGTTTGATGCATGTGGGGATTACGGATTACCTTATGCATGGGGCACAACTGGAATACTTTATAGACGAGACAAAATCCCTCAGCCTGAATCTTGGGCGTCCTTACTCAATCCTTCAGTTTCTCTAAAGAGTAAAATCAGTATGTATTATGAGCCTATTGATTTGATCAGCACCGCTCTCCTTGTCAATGGCTTCACTCCATTCACAAGTGATCTAAATCAAATAAAAAAAGCTTACGAAACACTTGTTCAACAAAAACCCTTGTTAGGAAGTCAGGAGTACATACTTGATTACGTTAAATCACCTATAAAACTGGCTTCGATTGACATTGCGTTTGGTTACTCTGGTGACAGCTATGTATTAAATGAAATTGAGCAAAAAAATAGCTGGGCATATAGCGTTCCTATAGAAGGAACCACAATATGGCTTGAATGTTTGGCAGCAATAAATCATGGCCCCATATCTAATGATGTCGCTAATACACTTCGTTTCTTATCTAAAGCCGATGTCGCGGCACAAAATGCTATGGATTCATGGTTTGCCACACCGAGTAGTAAAGCCAAAGAGCTTGCCTCTGACGAATACCGTTTAGACGAAGAATTATTTCCTCCTCAAGATGTATTAGATCGAAGCTATTTATATAAGCCTTTAGATATGAAAAGTTTACAAATTAGATCGCGTATTGTTGAAGATTTGAGAAATTAA
- a CDS encoding HdeD family acid-resistance protein has protein sequence MENSLHFQVPAFLSRSWKYFVVVGLIIALMGIGAVALPMLAGMTVSTIVGVALLISGSVQIYHAFAIKGWKTKVWYVCSALLYIVGGLFILLQPLEGLITITMLMIIIMILNGFTRLFFGLSNRNLPSSNVIVLSGIVSVLIGSYFLMLLNDPLFSLTLLGIFIGVSLLIEGVSFIFIGFKMRKSTQND, from the coding sequence ATGGAAAATTCACTTCACTTTCAAGTTCCTGCTTTCTTGTCGAGAAGTTGGAAATACTTCGTTGTTGTGGGATTGATCATCGCTCTGATGGGAATAGGGGCGGTCGCTTTACCCATGCTGGCTGGTATGACGGTTTCAACCATTGTTGGTGTTGCACTTTTAATCAGCGGTAGCGTTCAAATTTATCATGCATTTGCGATCAAAGGTTGGAAAACGAAGGTATGGTATGTCTGTAGTGCCTTGTTATATATTGTCGGTGGTTTATTCATACTACTGCAACCACTAGAAGGCTTGATAACAATTACTATGCTCATGATTATTATCATGATTTTAAATGGCTTTACTCGCTTATTCTTTGGTTTGAGTAATCGAAACCTACCTAGCAGCAACGTCATTGTATTGAGCGGTATTGTATCTGTTCTTATCGGGAGCTATTTTTTAATGTTGCTTAATGATCCACTATTTTCATTGACATTATTAGGTATTTTTATTGGAGTATCATTACTGATAGAGGGAGTGAGTTTTATATTTATAGGGTTCAAAATGAGAAAAAGTACCCAGAATGACTAG
- a CDS encoding mechanosensitive ion channel family protein, translating into MLDHHIRSFISQKLNEVGIESDPYGFELTSAFIFSSITVAAISYLVVHHLIVRLVNNVLRKTNKPLAESLEKFDVLEKFSLLTPVMILDVFIPISVGHYDSVALVTDKVLSILILVIFIWMMFSLLDAVDEIASVKGITKRMPVKSFVQLIKLFTFFVGVVITMSIIVNESPLIFLSGLGVATGFVMLVFKDTILGFVAGIQLSANKMIGLNDWIQMDSYGANGTVEEISLTTVKVRNFDNTVSMLPAYALVQNAFINWQGMSDSGGRRIKRSVNIDVTSIRFLSSNEIEKFRKIRVLREYIYEKSRDIEEYNSSIEGEPDFGNIRKMTNLGMFRAYINGYLRANKDIHQYMLLMVRQLEPTSEGLPLQVYAFTNNTNWGYYEGVQADLFDHIYSIMPLFDLRPYQMLTSNDAKNLTLH; encoded by the coding sequence TTGCTCGATCATCATATTCGATCTTTTATTTCCCAAAAACTCAATGAGGTTGGTATTGAGAGTGATCCCTATGGATTTGAGCTCACTTCTGCATTCATATTCTCTAGTATCACCGTTGCTGCGATCAGTTATTTAGTGGTCCATCATTTGATTGTACGTTTAGTCAATAATGTACTGCGCAAAACCAATAAACCCTTGGCAGAGAGTCTAGAAAAATTTGATGTCTTGGAAAAGTTTTCATTACTGACCCCAGTGATGATCCTTGATGTTTTCATCCCCATATCTGTTGGACACTATGACTCCGTTGCGCTCGTTACCGACAAAGTACTCAGCATATTAATATTAGTGATATTTATCTGGATGATGTTTTCTTTACTTGATGCAGTTGACGAAATCGCATCGGTTAAAGGGATCACCAAAAGAATGCCAGTTAAAAGCTTTGTCCAACTTATTAAGCTTTTTACTTTTTTTGTGGGTGTTGTTATAACGATGTCCATTATCGTCAATGAGTCACCATTGATCTTTTTGTCCGGTTTAGGTGTCGCTACGGGTTTTGTCATGCTCGTATTTAAAGATACGATCTTGGGCTTTGTGGCTGGTATTCAACTATCGGCAAACAAAATGATCGGTCTGAATGATTGGATTCAAATGGACTCTTACGGCGCGAATGGTACTGTTGAAGAAATTTCATTAACAACGGTAAAAGTAAGAAATTTTGATAACACGGTGAGCATGTTACCTGCTTACGCATTGGTCCAAAATGCATTTATTAACTGGCAAGGCATGTCCGATTCTGGTGGTCGCCGAATTAAGCGTTCCGTAAATATTGATGTCACCTCAATTCGTTTTCTATCTAGTAATGAAATCGAAAAATTCCGCAAAATTAGAGTCTTACGCGAGTATATCTATGAAAAGAGCCGTGATATTGAAGAATATAACTCATCAATTGAAGGAGAGCCGGACTTTGGTAATATACGTAAAATGACCAATCTTGGAATGTTCAGAGCCTACATAAATGGTTACCTAAGGGCGAATAAAGACATTCATCAATATATGCTCTTGATGGTCAGACAACTAGAGCCAACTTCTGAGGGGCTTCCACTACAAGTATATGCCTTTACTAATAACACGAATTGGGGCTATTACGAGGGTGTGCAGGCAGATCTGTTTGATCACATCTACTCGATTATGCCGTTGTTTGACTTACGCCCTTACCAGATGCTGACGAGTAATGACGCAAAAAACTTAACTCTTCACTAG